The following proteins are co-located in the uncultured Draconibacterium sp. genome:
- the ligA gene encoding NAD-dependent DNA ligase LigA, with protein MNKEEALNKIKELQEQLSEHNYKYYVLAQPEISDYDFDMKLKELEKLEKEFGINDPNSPTKRVGSDLSSDFEQVEHKYSMLSLSNAYNEDELRDFDIRIKKIIETDEYEYVCELKFDGSSISLTYENGELVRAVTRGDGVRGDDVTTNVRTIKSIPLKLRGNDYPQNFEIRGEILMPFKVFNDLNEELEKAGEPLLANPRNTAAGTLKMKNSSIVASRKLDAFLYYILGDNLPEDGHKQNLDKAREWGFKISDATQLCKNLDEVFAYIKKWDTERFNLPVATDGIVIKVNSKNLQDNLGYTAKSPRWAIAYKFKAESVSTVLKSVSYQVGRTGAVTPVANLEPVQIAGTVVKRASLHNADIIQNLDLHIQDTVFVEKGGEIIPKITAVDPAKRDPKAQPVIFIEFCPEPVCQTKLIRKPGEAAHYCPNEDGCPPQIKGKMEHFVSRKAMDIDGIGQETIELLYNENLAKNISDFYRLTKEQLENLERMAEKSAQRILDGLEASKKVPFERVLFALGIRFVGETVAKTLVKKLHTIENIQAQTAEQLTEIDEIGGRIAESVVEWFSKEEHIELIKNLQEQGLQFAISEDQLEGQTEKLAGLNIIISGTFEKHSRDELKKMIEKNGGKNVGSISKKTSYMLAGSNIGPSKLEKVTKLGIPMISEDDFLKMLE; from the coding sequence ATGAACAAAGAAGAAGCATTAAATAAGATAAAAGAACTACAAGAGCAACTTTCTGAACACAACTATAAATATTACGTTTTAGCCCAACCCGAAATCAGTGACTATGATTTCGACATGAAATTAAAAGAGCTGGAAAAACTGGAAAAGGAATTTGGGATTAACGATCCAAACTCTCCAACCAAACGGGTAGGCAGCGATTTAAGCAGTGACTTCGAACAGGTTGAACACAAATATTCCATGCTTTCGCTTTCGAATGCATACAACGAAGATGAACTTCGTGATTTTGACATACGCATAAAAAAGATCATCGAGACCGATGAGTATGAATATGTTTGTGAATTAAAATTTGATGGCTCTTCAATAAGTTTAACCTACGAAAACGGGGAGCTGGTGCGGGCCGTAACCCGGGGCGATGGAGTTAGAGGCGACGACGTAACAACAAATGTGCGTACCATAAAATCAATTCCTTTAAAACTTCGCGGGAATGATTACCCACAGAATTTTGAGATAAGAGGAGAAATTCTAATGCCTTTCAAAGTTTTTAACGACTTAAACGAAGAACTTGAAAAAGCCGGCGAACCACTGCTTGCCAACCCAAGAAACACGGCTGCAGGAACTTTAAAAATGAAAAACTCATCGATAGTTGCTTCGCGTAAACTCGATGCTTTCCTGTATTATATTCTTGGCGATAATCTTCCTGAAGACGGGCACAAACAAAACCTTGACAAAGCACGCGAATGGGGATTTAAAATTTCGGATGCAACACAGCTTTGTAAAAATCTGGATGAGGTTTTTGCCTACATAAAAAAATGGGACACCGAACGTTTTAATTTACCTGTTGCAACGGATGGAATTGTGATTAAGGTGAACTCAAAAAACCTTCAGGACAACCTGGGATACACGGCCAAATCGCCACGCTGGGCCATTGCCTACAAATTTAAAGCCGAAAGTGTTTCCACAGTTCTTAAATCGGTTTCGTACCAGGTGGGCCGAACTGGAGCCGTTACACCTGTGGCCAATCTCGAGCCGGTTCAAATTGCAGGAACTGTTGTAAAACGTGCTTCATTACACAACGCAGATATTATTCAAAATCTCGATTTACACATTCAGGATACTGTTTTTGTAGAAAAAGGCGGCGAAATTATTCCGAAAATAACTGCTGTTGATCCGGCCAAAAGAGATCCGAAGGCTCAGCCAGTTATATTTATTGAATTCTGCCCAGAGCCTGTATGTCAGACAAAACTAATCAGAAAACCAGGTGAAGCGGCACACTACTGTCCGAACGAAGACGGCTGTCCTCCGCAAATAAAGGGAAAAATGGAACATTTTGTCAGCCGCAAAGCAATGGACATTGACGGCATTGGACAAGAAACCATTGAATTGCTTTACAACGAAAATCTGGCCAAAAACATTAGCGACTTTTACCGCCTCACCAAAGAACAGCTGGAGAATCTGGAGCGAATGGCGGAAAAATCGGCGCAACGCATTTTAGACGGTTTGGAAGCTTCAAAAAAAGTTCCTTTCGAGCGTGTACTTTTTGCACTGGGTATTCGTTTTGTAGGTGAAACGGTAGCAAAAACTCTGGTTAAAAAATTGCACACTATCGAAAACATTCAGGCTCAAACTGCTGAACAACTTACCGAAATAGACGAGATTGGCGGAAGAATTGCCGAAAGTGTGGTGGAGTGGTTTTCGAAAGAAGAACACATCGAATTAATAAAAAACCTTCAGGAACAAGGATTACAATTTGCCATTAGTGAAGACCAGCTCGAAGGTCAGACTGAAAAACTCGCCGGTCTGAATATTATTATTTCAGGAACCTTTGAAAAACATTCGCGCGACGAATTAAAAAAGATGATTGAAAAGAACGGTGGGAAAAACGTAGGTTCAATTTCAAAAAAAACAAGTTACATGCTTGCAGGAAGTAACATTGGCCCCAGCAAATTAGAGAAAGTTACCAAACTGGGAATACCTATGATTTCTGAAGACGATTTTTTAAAAATGTTGGAATAA
- a CDS encoding oligosaccharide flippase family protein — MKVNQLKAGAVLSYVVMGISNLVGLLYTPYMLRMMGQSEYGMYSLVASVVAYLTILDLGFGNTIIRYTAKFRAEGKVKEQETMFGMFIVLYMGIGVIAFILGMVLYLNIDSIYGNSLTAEELHKTHILMLLMVFNLAFTFPLSIFGSIVTAYEKFVFQKVLQIARIVLNTLIMIVLLEMGYRAIAMVALITFFNLSSLLLNFWYSKNKLKIKIRFGNFDWKFFKELAGYSFYIFLGAIIDRLFWSSGQLVLGAYIGTAAVAIFAVGIQLEQMYMGFSTAISGVFLPKVTAMATNEKSNKEISDLFIRTGRIQFVVMAFILTGFILFGHQFILLWAGDDYNDTYTIALWFFIPLTIPLIQNIGITILQARNQIKFRALLYISIAAASLIGQLLLVKKYGGIGCAIAIGSSLVIGHIVIMNIYYHKKQYIDIPKFWLEIGKMSVTPAVLGILTYIILVYIELNTPFRLALGIGLFSALYIPSFWLISMNNYERDLLYKPLKKVKGKVFALIGK, encoded by the coding sequence ATGAAAGTTAATCAATTAAAGGCAGGAGCTGTACTCTCATACGTTGTAATGGGAATAAGTAATTTGGTTGGATTACTTTATACGCCATACATGTTACGTATGATGGGGCAAAGCGAATATGGAATGTATTCGCTGGTGGCATCGGTTGTTGCCTATCTTACCATACTCGATTTGGGATTTGGAAACACCATAATACGGTACACAGCCAAATTCAGAGCCGAAGGCAAAGTGAAAGAGCAGGAAACCATGTTTGGGATGTTTATTGTATTGTACATGGGAATTGGTGTGATTGCCTTTATTCTTGGAATGGTACTTTATTTGAATATCGATTCGATTTATGGGAACTCTTTAACCGCTGAAGAACTTCATAAAACGCATATTTTAATGCTTTTAATGGTGTTTAACCTGGCCTTTACTTTTCCACTCAGCATTTTTGGATCGATAGTAACAGCTTATGAAAAATTTGTCTTTCAAAAAGTATTACAAATAGCCCGCATTGTTTTAAATACACTCATTATGATTGTATTGCTCGAAATGGGGTACCGTGCAATTGCAATGGTTGCTTTAATTACCTTTTTTAATTTATCGAGTCTTTTGCTCAATTTCTGGTATTCGAAAAACAAGTTGAAAATAAAAATCAGGTTCGGAAACTTCGACTGGAAGTTTTTTAAAGAACTGGCCGGATATTCCTTCTATATTTTTCTGGGAGCAATTATCGATCGTTTGTTTTGGAGTTCGGGGCAGCTTGTTTTAGGAGCGTATATTGGAACTGCAGCTGTTGCAATTTTTGCAGTTGGAATTCAGCTGGAACAAATGTATATGGGATTTTCAACGGCAATTTCGGGTGTGTTTTTACCAAAAGTTACTGCAATGGCCACCAACGAAAAATCAAATAAGGAAATTTCAGATTTGTTTATCCGCACCGGTCGTATACAGTTTGTGGTTATGGCGTTTATTTTAACCGGCTTTATTTTGTTTGGTCACCAGTTTATTCTTTTATGGGCCGGCGACGACTACAACGATACCTACACAATTGCATTGTGGTTTTTTATACCGCTTACCATCCCTTTAATTCAAAACATTGGAATAACAATTTTACAGGCTCGGAATCAAATAAAGTTCAGAGCACTTTTATACATTTCAATTGCTGCGGCGAGTTTAATCGGGCAACTGCTTCTGGTTAAAAAGTACGGCGGAATTGGGTGTGCAATAGCCATCGGTTCATCGCTGGTTATCGGGCACATTGTAATAATGAATATTTACTATCACAAAAAACAATACATCGATATCCCAAAATTTTGGCTCGAAATTGGAAAAATGTCAGTAACTCCGGCTGTACTTGGTATATTAACTTACATCATATTGGTGTACATCGAGTTAAATACTCCGTTTCGTCTGGCGCTTGGAATTGGACTCTTTTCGGCGCTTTACATTCCTTCTTTTTGGCTGATTTCGATGAATAATTACGAACGCGATTTATTGTATAAGCCATTAAAAAAGGTAAAAGGTAAAGTGTTTGCATTGATTGGAAAATAA
- a CDS encoding thioredoxin family protein, with protein MAFTLKTGSQAIDFNLPATDGKSYSLQSFSNSKYLVLFFTCNHCPYVINSDELTRKTAEQFREIGVEFVAINSNSKNTYEEDDFESMVERMNKHKFPWKYLYDESQEVALGYGALRTPHFFVFDDKRRLVYTGRAVDSPRDLTKVTVNDLERTLEELVSGKSISVPVTNPIGCNVKWEGKDKKWMPPEACDLVW; from the coding sequence ATGGCATTTACTCTTAAAACAGGTTCGCAAGCAATTGATTTTAACCTGCCTGCAACCGATGGAAAAAGCTATTCGCTCCAAAGTTTTAGCAATTCGAAATACCTTGTATTGTTTTTTACATGCAACCATTGTCCGTATGTAATTAACAGCGATGAGCTTACTCGAAAAACCGCGGAACAATTCAGAGAAATAGGAGTTGAATTTGTTGCCATTAATTCCAATAGTAAAAATACATACGAAGAGGATGATTTTGAAAGTATGGTAGAGCGTATGAATAAGCACAAATTCCCGTGGAAATATTTATACGACGAAAGCCAGGAAGTTGCGTTGGGATACGGTGCTTTGCGTACCCCTCATTTTTTTGTTTTCGATGACAAACGACGGCTGGTTTATACCGGACGCGCTGTTGACAGTCCCAGAGATCTTACCAAAGTAACTGTGAACGATTTGGAACGAACTCTCGAGGAGTTGGTTTCTGGAAAAAGTATTTCGGTGCCGGTAACCAACCCGATTGGTTGTAATGTAAAATGGGAAGGCAAAGACAAAAAATGGATGCCCCCCGAAGCCTGCGATTTGGTTTGGTAG
- a CDS encoding UvrD-helicase domain-containing protein, with protein MLTVYKASAGSGKTFQLVVEYLKLILENPFNYKHILAVTFTNKATNEMKSRILETLFQLANNAESDYVAALQKGNNLSEQFIRQRAKQVLKNILHDYNRFSINTIDSFTQKVIKSFNRELGISPNFTVELDSDIILQEAVDRMFSKISDDANLLKWLREYSKEKIENNRSQRIDDDIKNLGRELFKESFQVFFPEEGDSVYNRTNLKEFGKELRLIKSDFESTLKKQGREAVSLMEGAGLLPADFSGGATRSIGVFFVKLSNGVLPNFTQTILQHAEDVEKWSSKTSKKRAEILQLAQLQLQPKLIEIISYFNQNWERYNTTLAVLSQFRMLGILTDLKEEIQLLLKEKGILQMSDSNLLLSKIIGESESPFVYEKIGNFYKHFMLDEFQDTSGLQWKNFKPLLVNSLAEGHENLIVGDVKQSIYRWRNSDWNILAEQLDTDFSPAQKQDFTLEKNWRSDLNIIHFNNAVFENLKNTFEDYLFNGLNDNQTSLEKFNKVYDSYKQEPGKPDADKVGYIQANFLPKDEFREESTKRLVEQVKYLQDNGIKAEEIAILIRKNREGTEIIEAFLAAAKLPENKQYNLSVLSNESLFLHASKGVLFVIETIQYLVDPDNEIIQASLLQLWYSWLKPELQKRGVSPGSNKGQNTLDFTDYSTWHLEANFQEQFDGELGEKLNTAKAKVLLSSLDETITQICSLFGLFYFEAELPFLQTLIDKAGELKTSLSNDLSNLLFWWKEKGYNASVNVNDKVNSVRLLTVHKSKGLEFKAVLLPYLNWETSWSGTNAPLLWCTSQNAPFNQFPLLPVKAGKTMEASEFAPVYYSEKVNNYIDTLNLVYVAFTRAKSALIVNCPEAVESKSNNSTSEKPLGYLLYKALKQQSSTQLFQDCLDEENQVFEYGVLPKSNTIEEEQNSSIIKNYRFKDFSEKIKLRLSGEDFFQEEDKHHSVKNIGKLVHEILSEIETGQDIEKACFKAFHDGKIDKKELDEIQTTLLKNLEMDEVKQWFDGTYKILNERDLLTPKKLLRPDRIMYLGDKAIVVDYKTGEKNKKYNKQVQAYAETLLETGFKSVTGFLWYLNQNEIEPVGSYTNKQGN; from the coding sequence ATGCTTACTGTTTACAAAGCTTCTGCCGGATCGGGAAAAACCTTTCAACTCGTGGTTGAATACTTAAAACTGATTCTTGAAAATCCGTTTAATTACAAACATATTCTGGCAGTAACGTTTACCAACAAGGCAACAAACGAAATGAAAAGCCGGATTTTGGAAACGCTGTTTCAGTTGGCAAATAACGCCGAATCGGACTATGTTGCGGCGCTGCAAAAAGGCAACAACCTTTCGGAACAGTTTATCAGACAACGCGCCAAACAGGTACTAAAAAACATCCTGCACGATTACAATCGTTTTTCAATAAATACCATCGATTCGTTTACTCAGAAAGTAATAAAATCGTTTAATCGAGAATTGGGAATTTCGCCAAATTTTACGGTTGAACTGGATAGCGATATTATACTACAAGAAGCCGTTGACCGGATGTTTTCGAAAATAAGTGATGACGCCAATCTGCTAAAATGGCTGCGCGAATACAGCAAAGAAAAAATTGAAAACAACAGGAGCCAACGCATCGACGACGACATAAAAAACCTGGGAAGAGAACTTTTTAAGGAAAGTTTCCAGGTGTTTTTTCCTGAAGAGGGAGACTCGGTTTACAATCGTACGAATCTGAAAGAATTTGGGAAAGAGCTTCGCCTGATAAAAAGTGACTTCGAGAGTACTTTGAAAAAACAAGGCCGCGAAGCAGTTTCACTAATGGAAGGTGCCGGATTACTTCCTGCCGATTTTTCGGGTGGAGCCACCAGAAGCATCGGTGTTTTTTTTGTAAAACTATCGAACGGAGTTCTGCCAAATTTTACGCAAACCATACTTCAACATGCCGAAGATGTTGAAAAATGGAGTTCGAAGACCAGTAAAAAACGTGCTGAGATTTTGCAGCTGGCACAACTTCAGCTTCAGCCCAAACTAATTGAAATAATAAGCTATTTTAACCAGAACTGGGAACGTTACAATACCACACTGGCCGTATTAAGCCAATTCAGGATGCTGGGTATTCTTACCGATTTAAAAGAAGAAATTCAGCTGTTACTAAAAGAGAAGGGAATTCTTCAAATGTCGGACTCGAACCTCTTGTTGAGCAAAATTATCGGAGAAAGTGAATCGCCGTTTGTGTACGAAAAAATTGGCAATTTCTACAAACATTTTATGCTCGACGAGTTTCAGGACACTTCGGGTTTGCAATGGAAAAACTTTAAACCATTGCTGGTAAACTCGCTGGCCGAGGGACACGAAAACCTGATTGTTGGTGATGTAAAACAATCGATTTACCGCTGGAGAAACAGCGACTGGAATATTCTGGCCGAGCAACTGGATACCGATTTTTCGCCGGCACAAAAACAGGATTTTACACTCGAAAAAAACTGGCGAAGCGATTTAAATATTATCCATTTTAACAACGCTGTTTTCGAAAACCTTAAAAACACTTTTGAAGACTATTTATTCAATGGATTAAATGACAATCAAACTTCGCTGGAAAAATTCAATAAAGTCTACGATTCATACAAACAAGAACCGGGAAAACCGGATGCCGACAAGGTGGGTTACATTCAGGCAAACTTCTTACCTAAAGATGAGTTTCGCGAAGAGTCGACCAAACGTTTGGTAGAACAGGTGAAATACTTGCAGGACAATGGAATAAAAGCCGAAGAAATTGCAATCCTGATTCGAAAAAACCGCGAAGGGACAGAAATAATAGAAGCCTTTTTAGCTGCGGCAAAACTTCCTGAAAATAAACAATATAATTTATCGGTTCTATCCAACGAATCGCTGTTTTTGCATGCATCAAAAGGAGTGCTTTTTGTAATCGAAACCATTCAGTATTTAGTCGATCCCGACAATGAAATTATTCAGGCTTCCTTGTTGCAACTCTGGTACAGCTGGCTAAAACCCGAATTACAAAAACGGGGAGTTTCGCCAGGCTCCAATAAGGGCCAAAACACGCTCGATTTTACCGATTACAGCACGTGGCATTTGGAAGCAAACTTTCAAGAACAATTTGATGGCGAGCTGGGTGAAAAATTAAACACTGCAAAAGCCAAGGTACTTCTGTCATCGCTCGACGAAACCATTACTCAAATTTGTTCGCTTTTCGGATTATTCTATTTTGAAGCGGAATTGCCCTTTCTGCAAACTTTGATTGATAAAGCAGGCGAGCTTAAAACATCGCTTTCAAACGACCTGTCAAACCTGCTGTTTTGGTGGAAAGAAAAAGGCTACAATGCATCGGTAAATGTAAACGACAAAGTTAACTCAGTCCGTTTGTTAACCGTGCACAAATCAAAAGGTCTTGAGTTTAAAGCTGTGCTCCTGCCCTACCTGAACTGGGAAACCAGCTGGAGTGGCACCAACGCACCTTTGCTTTGGTGTACATCGCAAAATGCTCCTTTCAACCAGTTTCCGTTGTTACCGGTAAAAGCAGGCAAAACCATGGAGGCATCGGAATTTGCCCCGGTTTATTACAGCGAAAAAGTAAACAATTACATCGATACTTTAAATCTGGTTTATGTGGCGTTTACGCGAGCCAAATCAGCATTAATTGTCAACTGCCCGGAGGCTGTTGAAAGCAAATCGAACAACTCCACATCGGAAAAACCACTGGGCTATTTGTTGTACAAAGCTTTAAAACAGCAATCATCAACTCAGCTTTTTCAGGATTGTCTAGACGAAGAAAACCAGGTTTTTGAATACGGAGTACTTCCTAAAAGCAATACCATTGAAGAAGAACAAAATTCGTCAATAATAAAAAATTATCGTTTTAAAGATTTTAGTGAGAAAATAAAACTTCGTCTTTCGGGAGAAGACTTTTTTCAGGAGGAAGACAAACATCATTCAGTAAAAAATATCGGGAAACTGGTACATGAAATTTTATCGGAAATTGAAACCGGCCAAGATATTGAAAAGGCCTGTTTTAAAGCTTTTCACGATGGTAAAATTGATAAAAAAGAACTGGATGAAATCCAAACCACCTTACTTAAAAACCTGGAGATGGATGAAGTAAAACAATGGTTTGACGGCACTTATAAAATTCTGAATGAACGCGATTTACTCACCCCTAAAAAGCTACTTCGCCCCGACCGGATCATGTATTTGGGCGACAAAGCAATTGTAGTCGATTACAAAACAGGGGAGAAAAACAAAAAATACAACAAACAGGTGCAAGCTTATGCAGAAACACTGCTGGAAACAGGCTTTAAAAGTGTAACCGGTTTTTTATGGTATTTAAACCAAAACGAAATCGAACCAGTTGGAAGCTATACCAATAAACAAGGCAACTAA
- the dapA gene encoding 4-hydroxy-tetrahydrodipicolinate synthase produces MSQLFTGAGVALITPFTTDNQVDYKALETIIDNQVNGGMDYLVALGTTAETATLSKDEKAQVVELIKEKSAGLPVVVGMGGNDTRSMCKQIDKFNYEGVDGILVVTPYYNKPSQEGMYRHYLEIAKASPVPVILYNVPSRTGVNLEATTVGRLAEASDKIVAIKEASGEHSQMTKIVKYTPDNFTLISGDDLLALTISSIGGKGVISVMGNALPAKISQLMHFALAEDLDAARKIHFELIEMFQLLFREGNPGGIKALMNIQGTIENILRLPLYKISDPLYNEIKTAYLKLK; encoded by the coding sequence ATGAGTCAGCTTTTTACAGGCGCAGGAGTCGCTTTAATTACACCTTTTACCACCGATAACCAGGTAGATTACAAAGCACTGGAAACAATAATCGACAACCAGGTTAATGGTGGCATGGATTATTTAGTAGCCTTGGGCACAACAGCTGAAACAGCTACATTATCGAAAGATGAAAAGGCACAGGTAGTTGAACTCATCAAAGAAAAATCGGCCGGTCTTCCGGTAGTTGTTGGCATGGGCGGAAACGATACCCGCAGCATGTGCAAACAAATCGACAAATTTAATTACGAAGGAGTTGATGGAATTTTAGTGGTTACTCCCTACTACAACAAACCTTCGCAGGAAGGAATGTACCGCCACTACCTTGAAATTGCAAAAGCCAGTCCTGTACCGGTTATTTTGTACAATGTGCCATCGCGCACCGGTGTAAATCTTGAAGCCACAACTGTTGGTCGTTTGGCCGAAGCTTCAGATAAAATTGTTGCTATAAAAGAAGCGTCGGGCGAACATTCGCAAATGACAAAAATTGTAAAATATACTCCTGATAACTTTACTTTAATATCGGGCGACGATTTACTTGCGCTTACCATTTCATCAATTGGAGGCAAAGGCGTTATTTCAGTAATGGGCAATGCATTGCCTGCAAAAATTAGTCAATTAATGCATTTTGCGTTAGCCGAAGATTTAGATGCTGCACGGAAAATTCATTTTGAATTGATTGAAATGTTCCAGTTGCTATTCAGAGAAGGAAACCCGGGTGGAATTAAAGCTTTGATGAACATACAGGGAACCATTGAAAATATTCTTCGTTTGCCTCTGTATAAAATCAGCGATCCGCTTTACAACGAAATTAAAACAGCTTATTTAAAGCTTAAATAA
- a CDS encoding TolC family protein has translation MNLPRIIAFSIVLFVSTSGWAQTYDELLANTSSGIDFADRLPPLAELQAQAIENSPIFKMLDADVSIGEYKVKEEKREWMHSMGIESGARYGLFDNLIITQDLGLVESNTQTTEQTRYYVGAFIKIPISAIIDNSNVKTAVAEKEKLRYQREARIQELRQLIIVRYNNVILEYRGILIKSNAVESYRVQRLRADEDFKNGKINVYEYARLEDMLSKAVLSLEEGKLNFTTAFQILEETVGVKINLKN, from the coding sequence ATGAATCTACCAAGAATAATAGCATTTAGTATCGTACTTTTTGTATCAACTTCGGGTTGGGCGCAAACGTACGATGAGCTTTTGGCAAACACATCAAGCGGTATTGATTTTGCTGACCGGCTGCCACCACTTGCTGAGTTGCAGGCTCAAGCCATTGAAAACTCGCCAATTTTTAAAATGCTCGATGCCGATGTTTCCATTGGAGAATACAAAGTAAAAGAAGAAAAACGCGAGTGGATGCACTCCATGGGAATTGAAAGTGGAGCACGATATGGTTTATTTGATAATTTAATTATTACACAGGATTTAGGACTGGTTGAAAGTAACACGCAAACAACCGAACAAACAAGATATTATGTGGGAGCTTTTATAAAAATCCCAATATCGGCAATAATCGATAACAGCAATGTGAAAACTGCGGTGGCCGAAAAAGAAAAACTCCGTTACCAGCGTGAAGCCCGCATACAGGAACTCAGACAATTGATTATTGTAAGGTACAACAATGTAATACTCGAATACAGAGGTATTCTTATAAAATCAAACGCTGTGGAAAGTTACAGAGTACAACGTTTAAGAGCCGACGAAGATTTTAAAAACGGAAAAATAAACGTTTACGAATACGCCCGTTTGGAAGACATGTTGTCGAAAGCCGTTTTGTCGCTGGAAGAAGGAAAACTAAACTTTACAACAGCTTTTCAAATATTGGAAGAAACCGTTGGAGTTAAAATAAATTTAAAAAACTAA
- a CDS encoding sugar transferase has translation MKKKEFESLLYIGSDEAVIKAFEEQSFAIQFYTQPNPLKASAWLRENEMVSGIICERELPGMNGLDFQISFVKEFDNNQQIPFILLVSEKNSELVKRAFQQKIDDIYVHPVKADTLVKRFEFLVSNKSQMAILSMPKSEMEKKVYKTPFFKRTFDIVTSSVALLLLSPLLLIFVIAIRLESKGKVYYISKRVGTGYKVFNFLKLRSMYPDADKRLKEFQHLNQYTKGDDSEKTNSEKEAVSEKVEASTGNTVLFGDDISIEENAHIKQQKNKQESAFVKFENDPRITKVGHIIRKLSIDELPQLINVIKGDMSIVGNRPLPLYEAELLTTDDWTDRFNGPAGITGLWQVEARGKTSKMSPEERKQLDNTYVEIANSRFSFWKDLWIIIRTFRAVFQKENV, from the coding sequence ATGAAAAAAAAGGAGTTTGAATCGTTACTTTATATTGGTTCTGATGAGGCGGTAATAAAGGCTTTTGAAGAACAATCCTTCGCTATTCAGTTTTATACTCAGCCAAATCCATTAAAAGCATCAGCATGGCTCAGGGAGAATGAAATGGTAAGCGGCATCATTTGCGAAAGGGAACTTCCGGGGATGAACGGACTTGATTTTCAAATTTCCTTTGTAAAGGAATTCGACAACAATCAGCAAATCCCGTTTATTTTATTGGTGTCGGAAAAAAACAGCGAATTGGTAAAAAGAGCGTTTCAGCAAAAAATCGATGATATTTATGTTCATCCGGTTAAGGCAGACACACTTGTTAAACGATTTGAGTTTCTGGTTTCAAATAAATCGCAAATGGCAATTCTTTCGATGCCAAAAAGCGAAATGGAGAAAAAGGTGTATAAAACGCCATTCTTTAAACGAACTTTTGATATTGTAACTTCAAGCGTAGCGCTTTTGTTGTTATCGCCACTCTTGCTCATTTTTGTTATTGCCATTCGTTTGGAGTCGAAAGGAAAAGTATACTACATTTCGAAAAGGGTAGGGACCGGGTATAAGGTTTTTAACTTTTTAAAGTTACGTTCCATGTATCCCGATGCCGATAAAAGGTTAAAGGAATTTCAACATCTGAACCAATATACAAAAGGTGACGATTCGGAAAAGACGAATTCGGAAAAAGAGGCTGTAAGTGAAAAAGTGGAAGCAAGCACAGGTAATACCGTTCTTTTTGGAGACGATATTAGTATTGAAGAAAATGCACACATTAAACAGCAAAAAAATAAACAGGAAAGTGCATTTGTAAAATTTGAAAACGATCCGCGAATAACAAAAGTTGGGCACATCATCCGTAAACTAAGTATCGACGAATTACCACAGCTTATTAATGTAATTAAAGGTGATATGTCGATTGTTGGAAACCGCCCCTTGCCTTTGTACGAAGCCGAATTGCTTACCACCGACGATTGGACAGATCGTTTTAACGGGCCAGCCGGTATTACGGGGCTTTGGCAGGTAGAAGCCAGGGGCAAAACTTCGAAAATGTCGCCCGAAGAAAGAAAGCAACTCGATAATACCTATGTAGAAATTGCCAACAGCAGGTTTTCATTCTGGAAAGACCTGTGGATTATTATTCGCACATTCCGCGCTGTTTTTCAAAAAGAAAATGTTTAG
- a CDS encoding response regulator transcription factor produces the protein MKKVLVVDDKPSISRLIVQFLSQTFEVVTKEDGLEAMAWLQAGNIPDMILTDLEMPNMNGIELITKVKESGYFSDIPIVVLSSKDSSNDRITCLKLGAEDYLMKPFNPEELLIRMERILNK, from the coding sequence ATGAAAAAAGTATTAGTTGTCGATGACAAACCTTCCATTAGCCGCCTGATTGTCCAGTTTTTAAGTCAAACATTCGAAGTTGTAACCAAGGAAGATGGGCTTGAAGCCATGGCATGGTTGCAGGCAGGAAACATTCCTGACATGATTCTTACCGATTTGGAGATGCCGAATATGAATGGAATAGAGTTGATAACCAAGGTGAAAGAAAGTGGTTATTTCAGTGATATTCCAATTGTTGTACTAAGTAGCAAAGATAGTAGCAACGATCGTATTACCTGCTTGAAACTGGGTGCAGAAGATTATTTGATGAAGCCTTTTAATCCTGAAGAATTACTTATTCGGATGGAAAGGATTTTGAACAAGTAG